From a region of the Corallococcus coralloides DSM 2259 genome:
- a CDS encoding DUF7594 domain-containing protein, with product MRIGWKRGAQGAAALAMLAVLPRCGGATEAEDTVQEGALKAVEQAALPAACQPQTYLDARTLVTVADASVRNDQPDLNMSSVSTLYVDAAPTRYQSYLRFQLAGEGGELVQARLRLYAKQGTNTGVSFHPVTGGAYPPALTWNKRPTEGAAVATVASVANDAWLTADVKGAVLDRHTFDVGVLPVGDDGAEFSSLEASNVSRRPQLDTVYRYDWCTYRGSSTPSQAWAKTLGGTAREVAAALYNLPDGTGFVLGGTYLEGSAQAGGATLPGPSGFLVARFNTAAQHQWSRAYGVGQQVELGAMTVTPLGNVLVVGTYRGSPDLGSGPLQPIDAGTGMFVLKLSPTGNPVWAQGFRAEKRPGWGEGKVYSSFVVPTVVATDANGSVIVAGHFEGYANLGGSELYAGSMSESRDDATQSLFLVKYDYSGGHLWSQAFETVDEYTEASALATDAAGNIWMGGRSNNATLATPGTRVGTAFVSRFTPDGTPVWGYGLKGGGIGRIRGLAALPDGGVAFAGGFNGTITFKGQTYTSNDDTHDVRPDDGVFGTLTASGGEGWVRVLTTYPSGDVAEQVAVDGAGNIVVNGRVSAYTLDLGGGELGTPGLPQGGVLRFVASFSPTGDHRWSRMLGTQVSNAFMAVLPDGSTRLAFTFEGSTPVGATTFVSSGQTDMGLIQFNP from the coding sequence ATGCGGATTGGATGGAAGCGGGGAGCGCAGGGGGCCGCGGCGCTGGCGATGCTGGCGGTGTTGCCACGGTGCGGCGGAGCGACGGAGGCGGAGGACACGGTCCAGGAGGGGGCGCTGAAGGCGGTGGAGCAGGCTGCGCTGCCCGCCGCGTGCCAGCCCCAGACGTACCTGGACGCAAGGACACTGGTGACGGTGGCCGACGCGTCGGTGCGCAATGACCAGCCGGACCTGAACATGAGCAGTGTGTCCACGCTGTACGTGGACGCGGCCCCCACGCGCTACCAATCCTATCTGCGCTTCCAACTGGCCGGGGAGGGCGGCGAGCTCGTCCAGGCGCGGCTGCGGCTGTACGCGAAGCAGGGGACGAACACAGGGGTGTCGTTCCATCCGGTGACGGGAGGCGCCTATCCGCCCGCCCTCACCTGGAACAAACGGCCGACGGAAGGCGCCGCGGTGGCCACCGTGGCATCCGTCGCCAATGACGCCTGGCTGACGGCGGACGTGAAGGGCGCGGTGCTCGACCGCCATACCTTCGACGTGGGCGTCCTTCCGGTGGGGGATGACGGGGCGGAGTTCTCCTCGCTCGAGGCGTCCAACGTATCGCGCCGGCCGCAGCTGGACACGGTCTACCGCTACGACTGGTGCACGTACCGGGGGAGCAGCACGCCGTCCCAGGCCTGGGCGAAGACGCTGGGGGGCACGGCGCGGGAGGTCGCGGCGGCGCTCTACAACCTGCCGGATGGCACCGGCTTCGTGCTGGGGGGGACGTACCTCGAAGGCTCGGCGCAGGCGGGTGGCGCGACGCTGCCGGGGCCCTCGGGCTTCCTGGTGGCACGCTTCAACACGGCGGCCCAGCACCAGTGGTCGCGCGCGTACGGGGTGGGGCAGCAGGTAGAGCTGGGGGCGATGACGGTGACGCCGTTGGGCAACGTGCTGGTGGTGGGCACCTACAGAGGCAGTCCGGACCTCGGCTCCGGTCCGCTGCAGCCCATCGATGCTGGCACGGGGATGTTCGTGCTGAAGCTGTCCCCCACCGGCAACCCCGTCTGGGCGCAGGGTTTCCGCGCGGAGAAGCGTCCAGGGTGGGGGGAAGGAAAGGTCTATTCCTCCTTCGTCGTTCCCACCGTCGTCGCCACCGACGCCAACGGGAGCGTCATCGTCGCGGGCCACTTCGAGGGCTACGCGAACCTGGGGGGCAGCGAGCTCTACGCGGGCTCGATGAGCGAGAGCCGGGACGATGCGACCCAGTCCCTCTTCCTGGTGAAGTACGACTACAGCGGCGGCCACCTGTGGTCGCAGGCCTTCGAGACCGTGGACGAGTACACGGAGGCGTCCGCGCTCGCCACGGACGCGGCCGGCAACATCTGGATGGGAGGCCGCAGCAACAACGCCACGCTCGCGACACCGGGCACGCGCGTGGGCACGGCCTTCGTCTCTCGCTTCACGCCGGACGGCACGCCGGTGTGGGGCTACGGTCTGAAGGGAGGCGGCATCGGCCGCATCCGTGGCCTGGCGGCCCTGCCCGACGGGGGCGTGGCGTTCGCCGGAGGCTTCAATGGGACGATCACGTTCAAGGGCCAGACGTATACGAGCAATGACGACACCCACGACGTGCGTCCGGATGACGGCGTGTTCGGTACGCTCACCGCGTCCGGCGGCGAGGGCTGGGTGCGCGTGCTGACGACCTATCCCTCGGGGGACGTGGCCGAGCAGGTGGCGGTGGATGGCGCGGGCAACATCGTGGTGAACGGCCGCGTGTCGGCATACACGCTGGACCTGGGTGGCGGCGAGCTGGGCACGCCCGGCCTGCCCCAGGGCGGCGTGCTGCGGTTCGTGGCCAGCTTCAGCCCCACGGGGGACCACCGCTGGTCGCGTATGCTGGGGACCCAGGTGTCCAACGCGTTCATGGCGGTGTTGCCGGACGGCTCCACCCGGCTGGCCTTCACGTTCGAGGGCTCCACGCCGGTGGGCGCCACGACGTTCGTGTCGTCGGGGCAGACGGACATGGGGCTCATCCAGTTCAACCCGTGA